One genomic segment of Arachis duranensis cultivar V14167 chromosome 4, aradu.V14167.gnm2.J7QH, whole genome shotgun sequence includes these proteins:
- the LOC107483774 gene encoding putative UPF0481 protein At3g02645 yields MWCTKLARFSSQKFSTRKFHATAARISKWRDCMKGELQNDTKCLRTEESDKVCIYRVPTNLRQVEPKAYTPSIVSIGPCHRGAPRLQKMEILKKNLYRRLFDPNGANASKLDKAFEALEGIEDKVRSCYKEEIALESDEFLKMMLIDGSFVIQLLRDLSEQDGILQTSYLSTRWMLPVIRRDLIMLENQLPFFVLNELFDLTNTDSVSCQQQKQPSKSLKYLSLEFFYPLLQGGSETIPPCEKLDELEVDHFLHLLRYAIVKRSELKLEVEAGDQRYMIRPATELSEAGVKIKPDKNPNRRLLNITFKKRLWLLTRELTIPPLYMNDHRGTVLRNIAAFEKCHKGIKPDVTTYLFFFNGLINSAEDVALLHYKGVLHHSLGCDKEVAQLINNISKEMVLDKKESYLYEVVNAANKYCGNKYARMRAWLVHNYLSGWGVGISTIGAILALYFTLIQTVYGFKDTIKDWGNYRFGSLLLEALIITPLKGVPKSMVSAAERYKGAAGSNNCGDMCREILNMCMEACITE; encoded by the coding sequence ATGTGGTGTACTAAACTCGCTAGATTTTCTTCTCAGAAATTCTCCACAAGAAAATTTCATGCCACTGCTGCAAGAATCTCAAAATGGAGGGATTGTATGAAGGGAGAGTTACAAAATGATACAAAGTGTCTAAGAACCGAAGAGAGTGACAAAGTTTGCATCTACAGAGTCCCAACGAACTTGCGCCAGGTTGAACCAAAAGCCTACACGCCCAGCATTGTTTCCATTGGTCCATGCCACAGAGGAGCACCTCGCCTCCAGAAAATGGAGATTCTCAAGAAGAATCTCTATCGCCGCCTCTTTGATCCGAATGGCGCCAATGCATCCAAACTAGACAAGGCTTTTGAGGCCCTGGAGGGGATAGAAGACAAAGTGAGGAGTTGTTACAAGGAAGAAATCGCTCTCGAAAGCGACGAGTTCCTTAAGATGATGCTGATTGATGGATCCTTCGTCATTCAGCTCTTGAGGGACTTATCGGAACAAGATGGAATTCTACAAACAAGCTATCTAAGCACCAGGTGGATGCTGCCAGTCATTCGCCGCGATTTGATCATGCTTGAAAACCAACTCCCATTCTTTGTTTTGAACGAATTGTTCGATTTAACAAACACTGATTCTGTTTCGTGCcaacaacaaaaacaaccaaGCAAAAGTCTCAAGTATCTCAGTCTTGAATTCTTTTACCCTCTGCTCCAGGGTGGGTCGGAAACCATTCCGCCTTGCGAGAAGCTTGACGAGTTAGAGGTTGATcactttcttcatcttcttcgttATGCCATCGTTAAGCGGAGCGAACTCAAATTAGAAGTGGAGGCAGGGGATCAGCGTTACATGATTCGCCCTGCAACCGAGTTATCTGAGGCCGGAGTGAAGATCAAACCGGATAAGAATCCAAACCGGAGGCTTTTGAATATAACCTTCAAGAAGAGACTATGGCTGCTAACTAGAGAACTCACTATCCCTCCTTTATACATGAATGATCACAGAGGAACCGTGCTTCGAAACATCGCTGCATTCGAGAAGTGTCACAAAGGGATCAAACCGGATGTAACGACCTACTTGTTTTTCTTCAACGGACTCATAAACTCAGCAGAAGATGTAGCTCTTCTCCATTACAAGGGTGTGCTTCACCATTCCTTAGGGTGCGATAAAGAGGTTGCGCAATTGATCAACAACATTTCAAAAGAAATGGTTCTTGACAAGAAGGAATCGTACCTTTACGAAGTGGTGAATGCAGCAAATAAATATTGCGGTAACAAATATGCAAGAATGAGGGCTTGGTTGGTGCATAACTACCTTAGCGGATGGGGTGTGGGAATTTCAACAATTGGTGCGATTTTGGCACTTTACTTCACTTTGATTCAGACTGTGTATGGGTTTAAAGATACGATAAAAGACTGGGGGAATTACAGGTTTGGGTCACTACTCTTAGAAGCATTGATTATTACTCCTCTCAAGGGTGTTCCAAAATCCATGGTCTCTGCAGCGGAACGTTATAAAGGAGCCGCTGGTTCTAACAATTGTGGAGATATGTGCAGGGAAATTCTAAATATGTGTATGGAAGCGTGTATCACTGAATAA